A stretch of the Dioscorea cayenensis subsp. rotundata cultivar TDr96_F1 chromosome 4, TDr96_F1_v2_PseudoChromosome.rev07_lg8_w22 25.fasta, whole genome shotgun sequence genome encodes the following:
- the LOC120259293 gene encoding uncharacterized protein LOC120259293, with translation MSSSGDGGGGYAAAAGFQARPPSQISALFFFVSVLLLFFYLFSPIRASLQLPCPHALRLHLPHLPLLLALPLHSHTVASLPTVVPPISTAACFLRLLPNPSSDPGHVLFVSASPHSAGSGILLRAWILLRRLASADFFAPARLTFRQDRAKSAIALDLPHGLAVRLVGSVNVLVLHSLAANKIWVLGGKIVGQDGDGQNEVVLNKCAVIDCVRPIYSVEIAMGFLLLGEVDGARVFPLRSLIKGRRVVKHKGLETRRMAGAQAPDLPAVSLKKSLPNGMTNHAMISTFSTSSSAFSDVRVVCCNGNRDGGMDAGMGKMDDAEGASLCKFQTAKLRQDSGEFGSFFVCIRCIKDHPSESGTGALASLKAVSIHGLNKKKFLILDSEGYLHLIDLHSTITSLEANVKFTMNPKDTYVTRFEHTMKVQMLAVPPDLSTRKQVVWLSDGRYSVHMMSVGDLEYPMSVNNEDENKEKTMHMAVIQAIFTGEKIQKNCTSRCRFHSDSLSRKHLCICCPLKLVIISYVMENVVLG, from the exons ATGAGTAGCAGCGGCGACGGTGGTGGTGGTTATGCTGCTGCTGCGGGCTTCCAAGCTCGACCTCCTTCCCAAATCTCAGCCCTGTTCTTCTTCGTCTCcgttctcctcctcttcttctatcTCTTCTCTCCTATTCGAGCCTCACTCCAGCTCCCTTGCCCTCATGCTCTCCGACTCCACCTTCCTCATCTTCCCCTCCTTCTCGCCTTACCCCTCCACTCCCATACTGTCGCGTCCCTCCCCACCGTCGTTCCTCCGATCTCTACCGCCGCTTGCTTCCTCCGCCTCCTCCCCAACCCTAGTTCCGATCCTGGCCATGTCCTCTTCGTCTCTGCGTCTCCGCACTCTGCTGGCTCCGGGATCCTCCTCCGTGCTTGGATTCTCCTCCGCCGCCTAGCCTCCGCTGACTTTTTCGCCCCCGCCCGCCTTACCTTCAGGCAAGATCGTGCCAAATCCGCCATCGCACTCGATCTCCCACATGGGCTCGCTGTGCGTCTGGTCGGCTCCGTCAACGTTCTTGTCCTGCACTCGCTCGCCGCTAACAAGATCTGGGTTTTGGGCGGGAAAATAGTGGGGCAGGACGGTGATGGGCAAAACGAGGTGGTTCTTAACAAGTGTGCTGTCATCGATTGTGTCCGGCCAATTTACTCCGTCGAGATCGCCATGGGGTTTCTGCTACTTGGTGAGGTGGATGGTGCTAGGGTCTTCCCGCTGAGGTCCCTCATCAAGGGTAGAAGGGTTGTAAAACACAAGGGTTTGGAGACGAGAAGGATGGCTGGAGCTCAAGCCCCAGACTTGCCTGCGGTTTCATTGAAGAAGAGTCTCCCTAACGGGATGACAAATCATGCTATGATCAGCACTTTCTCTACTTCTTCCAGTGCATTTTCTGATGTTCGGGTTGTTTGTTGCAATGGCAATAGGGATGGTGGTATGGATGCGGGCATGGGGAAAATGGATGATGCAGAGGGTGCTTCTCTCT GTAAATTTCAAACTGCAAAACTGAGGCAGGATTCTGGTGAGTTTGGCTCATTTTTTGTGTGTATCAGGTGCATAAAGGATCACCCTTCTGAAAGTGGCACAGGAGCTCTTGCATCCCTGAAAGCAGTTTCCATCCATggtttaaataagaaaaagtttCTGATCTTGGATTCAGAGGGATATTTACATCTCATTGATCTTCATAGCACCATTACATCATTAGAAGCAAATGTTAAATTTACCATGAACCCAAAAGATACGTATGTAACGCGTTTTGAGCATACCATGAAAGTGCAAATGCTGGCTGTTCCACCTGATCTTTCTACAA GAAAGCAAGTTGTCTGGCTATCAGATGGTAGATACTCTGTGCATATGATGTCTGTGGGTGATCTAGAATATCCTATGAGTGTCAACAATGAAGatgaaaacaaggaaaagaCAATGCATATGGCTG TAATACAAGCAATATTTACTGGGGAAAAGATTCAGAAAAATTGTACCTCTCGCTGCAGATTCCATTCTGATTCTTTGTCAAG